The Thermococcus sp. CX2 genome includes a window with the following:
- a CDS encoding acetate--CoA ligase family protein has translation MKEEALKVIEEVLKSGRTALVEYEAKQVLKAYGLPVPDEKLARTLDEALKYAEEIGYPVAMKLMSPQILHKSDAKVVLLNIKTPEELREKWELIHENARKYRPDAEILGVLIAPMLKPGREIIIGVTEDPQFGHAIMFGLGGIFVEVLKDVTFRLVPITENDARKMIREIKSYPILAGARGEEPADIDAIVDLLLRVSQLVDELRDYIKEMDLNPVFVYEQGKGAVIVDARIIVKEPAEKKE, from the coding sequence ATGAAGGAAGAGGCCCTGAAAGTTATTGAAGAGGTTTTGAAGTCCGGGAGGACTGCACTCGTTGAGTACGAGGCCAAGCAGGTCCTCAAAGCGTACGGCCTTCCCGTTCCTGATGAAAAACTTGCCAGGACCCTCGACGAGGCTCTCAAGTACGCGGAGGAGATAGGCTACCCGGTTGCCATGAAGCTGATGTCGCCGCAGATACTCCACAAGAGCGACGCTAAAGTAGTTCTCCTCAACATAAAGACCCCCGAGGAGCTCAGGGAGAAGTGGGAGCTCATACACGAGAATGCGAGAAAGTACAGACCAGATGCTGAGATACTCGGCGTCCTCATAGCTCCAATGCTCAAGCCAGGAAGGGAGATCATCATAGGCGTTACCGAAGACCCGCAGTTCGGCCATGCAATAATGTTCGGCCTCGGTGGAATCTTCGTCGAGGTTCTCAAGGACGTCACCTTTAGGCTGGTGCCGATTACCGAAAATGACGCCAGGAAGATGATCAGGGAAATCAAGAGCTACCCGATTCTCGCCGGAGCGCGCGGAGAAGAACCAGCGGACATTGATGCAATAGTTGACCTCCTCCTCAGGGTCAGCCAGCTCGTGGATGAGCTCAGGGACTACATCAAGGAAATGGACCTCAACCCGGTCTTCGTCTACGAGCAGGGCAAGGGTGCAGTTATCGTCGATGCAAGGATAATCGTCAAAGAGCCGGCAGAGAAGAAAGAGTAG
- a CDS encoding potassium channel family protein produces MNELDEIRNCLIEMKDLSSLMVDLAFSAVMYNSEDIAEEVYLLEERMDELTLKVKRLALLVAKKEEDPVKLLSVIDMADINEQISDAAYKISDLILRDVEPHPIIKKIMEDTEEELGRVTVHPGSLLIGKTLKQLKLPSKIGTRILAIKRGTRYIYNPGKDDKIEEGDVLIAVGSDLDKLRKLAGEEVEEE; encoded by the coding sequence ATGAATGAGCTCGATGAGATTAGGAACTGCCTCATCGAGATGAAGGATCTCTCGTCCCTCATGGTTGACCTCGCCTTTTCCGCGGTCATGTACAACAGCGAGGATATAGCTGAGGAGGTCTACCTCTTAGAGGAGAGGATGGACGAGCTTACTTTGAAGGTCAAGCGCCTTGCCCTGTTGGTGGCGAAAAAGGAGGAAGACCCAGTTAAGCTTCTGAGCGTCATCGACATGGCCGATATAAACGAGCAGATTTCAGATGCCGCCTACAAGATTTCGGATCTCATCCTCAGAGACGTCGAGCCCCACCCGATAATTAAGAAGATTATGGAGGACACCGAGGAGGAGCTTGGAAGGGTAACGGTTCATCCTGGTTCTCTCCTCATAGGCAAGACCCTCAAACAGCTCAAGCTTCCGAGCAAGATTGGAACGAGAATTCTCGCGATAAAGCGCGGAACGCGCTACATCTACAACCCGGGAAAGGACGATAAGATAGAGGAGGGTGACGTCCTCATAGCGGTTGGCTCGGACCTTGACAAGCTCAGGAAGTTAGCGGGGGAAGAGGTAGAAGAGGAATGA
- a CDS encoding DUF998 domain-containing protein, translated as MEPTKLPTYIALLLPLLFLIGLTVVVYQNPWFSFTDNALSDMGSVKNPNNYLFNDFIMLFAVLGFVASIGAFRSGLAYLMPLAMVSLFLVGVFPEEYSPHAPSAILFYVLALGDIAIVGLKLARSGLSIGMLWAVLSVVTFVVVVYMVRARVFKGLAIPELVGASLILAWLPYNSLLQLRGLEL; from the coding sequence ATGGAGCCGACAAAACTCCCGACCTACATTGCTCTCCTCCTCCCACTCTTATTTCTCATTGGGCTGACCGTTGTCGTTTACCAGAACCCCTGGTTCTCATTCACCGACAACGCCCTCAGCGACATGGGGTCGGTAAAAAACCCCAACAATTATCTCTTCAACGATTTCATAATGCTCTTCGCGGTTCTCGGTTTCGTGGCTTCAATCGGTGCCTTCAGGAGCGGGCTTGCTTATTTGATGCCCCTCGCGATGGTCTCCCTCTTCCTCGTTGGGGTCTTTCCGGAGGAATATTCCCCACATGCCCCTTCGGCGATTCTCTTCTACGTCCTGGCTCTTGGAGATATAGCCATCGTTGGCCTCAAGCTCGCCCGCTCTGGCCTTTCCATTGGGATGCTCTGGGCGGTTCTTTCGGTCGTTACTTTTGTAGTGGTTGTCTACATGGTGAGGGCCCGCGTTTTCAAAGGCCTCGCCATCCCAGAGCTGGTGGGAGCTAGCTTAATACTTGCATGGCTCCCCTACAACAGTCTGCTCCAGCTGAGAGGTTTGGAACTCTAA
- a CDS encoding 7-cyano-7-deazaguanine synthase: protein MKAVALLSSGIDSPVAIYLMLRKGMEITPVHFKQSDKKESKVLELCEILSKYGKLNEPVIVDAYEEQAPIFSKLVEIGKAKWTCLFCKYTMLRKACRVGHEIGAKAIVTGDSLGQVASQTLDNLLIISQASDLPILRPLIGLDKEEIVKIAKEIGTFEISIEPEEPCPFVPKYPVVRGSLGEFEKIREKLVREGVL, encoded by the coding sequence ATGAAGGCCGTTGCACTGCTCAGCTCGGGCATTGATTCCCCCGTGGCGATATACCTTATGCTCAGAAAGGGCATGGAGATAACGCCGGTCCACTTCAAGCAGAGCGATAAGAAGGAGTCAAAGGTTCTGGAGCTCTGCGAGATTCTGAGTAAGTACGGGAAGCTCAATGAGCCCGTAATCGTTGATGCTTACGAGGAACAGGCGCCGATCTTTTCCAAGCTGGTCGAGATTGGAAAGGCCAAGTGGACGTGTCTTTTCTGCAAGTACACGATGCTGAGGAAGGCCTGCAGGGTTGGACATGAAATCGGGGCAAAAGCTATAGTTACGGGCGATTCCCTCGGGCAGGTGGCATCGCAGACCCTTGACAACCTGCTGATAATAAGTCAGGCGAGTGATCTGCCTATTTTGAGGCCCCTCATCGGCCTCGACAAGGAGGAGATAGTCAAAATAGCAAAGGAGATAGGCACGTTCGAAATAAGCATAGAACCTGAAGAGCCCTGTCCGTTCGTGCCGAAGTATCCGGTGGTGCGCGGCTCCCTTGGGGAGTTCGAGAAGATAAGGGAGAAACTCGTGAGGGAAGGTGTGCTTTAA
- the thiI gene encoding tRNA uracil 4-sulfurtransferase ThiI, giving the protein MFNVVIVRYGEIGTKSRQTRRWFENILMNNIREALVSEGVEFKKIEAKHGRILVKTNRAGEAVEVLKRVFGIVSLSPAMEVEAEMEKINKTALKLFRRKKRELGLEKPRFRVTARRITKEFPLKSPEIQAKVGEYILENEESEVNLHEYDIEVGVELMEGKAYIFVDKIRTWGGLPIGTQGKVVALLSGGIDSPVAAFLMMKRGVEVIPVHIYMGEKTLEKVRKIWNQLKKYGYGGKGELIVVKPKERERILQKLKELKKENYTCVFCKFMMVRHADRIARDFGAKGIVMGDSLGQVASQTLENMYIVSQASDLPIYRPLVGMDKEEIVKIAKEIGTFELSTLPEDEIPFIPRHPVIRGSWEEFKKLYKAVFGEEPKNRAC; this is encoded by the coding sequence ATGTTCAACGTTGTCATCGTGCGCTACGGTGAGATAGGCACAAAGTCGAGGCAGACGAGGAGATGGTTCGAGAACATCCTCATGAACAACATCCGCGAGGCCCTGGTGAGCGAGGGTGTGGAGTTCAAGAAGATTGAGGCCAAGCACGGTAGAATTCTGGTGAAGACGAACAGGGCTGGAGAGGCCGTTGAGGTTCTTAAGCGGGTCTTCGGTATAGTCTCGCTCTCCCCGGCCATGGAAGTCGAGGCCGAAATGGAGAAAATCAATAAGACGGCCCTCAAGCTCTTCCGCAGAAAGAAGAGGGAGCTAGGCTTAGAAAAGCCCCGCTTTAGGGTAACCGCGAGACGTATAACCAAAGAGTTTCCGCTGAAGAGTCCGGAGATCCAGGCCAAGGTCGGCGAATACATCCTCGAGAACGAGGAGAGCGAGGTTAATCTTCATGAGTACGACATAGAGGTTGGCGTTGAGCTGATGGAGGGCAAAGCTTACATCTTCGTCGACAAAATCCGCACCTGGGGCGGCCTTCCCATCGGCACCCAGGGCAAGGTCGTGGCTCTGCTCAGCGGCGGCATTGATTCACCGGTTGCCGCTTTCCTCATGATGAAGCGCGGTGTAGAGGTAATACCTGTGCACATTTACATGGGCGAGAAGACCCTCGAAAAGGTCAGGAAGATATGGAACCAGCTCAAGAAGTACGGCTACGGCGGCAAGGGCGAGCTGATTGTGGTTAAACCCAAAGAGCGCGAGAGAATTCTCCAGAAGCTCAAGGAGCTTAAAAAGGAGAACTACACCTGTGTCTTCTGCAAGTTCATGATGGTTCGCCACGCCGATAGAATCGCGAGGGACTTCGGGGCAAAGGGCATCGTGATGGGTGACTCCCTCGGCCAGGTGGCCTCTCAAACCCTGGAGAACATGTACATCGTCAGCCAGGCGAGCGATCTGCCGATTTACCGCCCGCTCGTAGGCATGGACAAGGAGGAAATCGTCAAAATAGCAAAGGAGATAGGCACCTTTGAGCTGTCCACTCTCCCTGAGGACGAGATTCCCTTTATACCGAGGCATCCAGTGATAAGGGGTTCTTGGGAGGAGTTCAAAAAGCTCTACAAGGCCGTCTTCGGCGAAGAACCGAAAAATAGGGCATGTTGA
- a CDS encoding potassium channel family protein, which produces MEEWDEIEVPKNVKDIFVEMKNTAELMVDLAYSSVLFKEDEIAEEVLELEEYLDLLNYHLMVHAVLAARNPKEAEQITSILHMAHAIDDMSNAAADLAKMVLEGVELHPVITEAILGSEEIIGKIYISTDSLLVGKTLEELDLATNTGVWIIAVRRGKRWIFDPDGDFKVFPGDILIGRGTRTSIEYLKEIARGNIKVMSNE; this is translated from the coding sequence GTGGAAGAGTGGGACGAAATCGAGGTTCCCAAAAACGTTAAGGACATCTTCGTTGAGATGAAGAACACCGCCGAGCTGATGGTTGACCTGGCTTATTCCTCCGTTCTCTTCAAGGAGGATGAAATAGCGGAGGAGGTCCTTGAACTGGAGGAATATCTGGACCTGCTCAATTACCACCTCATGGTGCACGCCGTTCTGGCCGCGAGGAACCCCAAAGAGGCCGAGCAGATAACGTCGATACTCCACATGGCCCACGCTATAGACGATATGTCAAACGCAGCCGCAGACTTGGCCAAGATGGTTCTCGAGGGCGTCGAGCTCCACCCCGTTATCACTGAGGCCATCCTCGGCAGCGAGGAGATAATAGGGAAAATCTACATCTCGACAGACTCGCTTCTTGTCGGCAAGACCCTCGAGGAGCTTGACCTTGCAACTAACACCGGAGTTTGGATTATAGCGGTCAGACGCGGGAAGCGCTGGATATTTGACCCCGATGGGGACTTCAAGGTATTCCCCGGGGACATACTAATAGGCAGGGGCACGAGGACCTCGATAGAGTACCTCAAGGAGATAGCAAGGGGCAACATAAAGGTGATGAGCAATGAATGA
- a CDS encoding acetate--CoA ligase family protein produces the protein MEPRIVEEMRPFFDPTAVAIIGATNKKGKVGNVIFENFKINKERGIFKGNIYPVNPKLDEIDGYKVYKSVEELPDDTDLAVISIPAPFVPDTMRQIAKKGIKAVIIITGGFGELGEEGKKLEREIYEIAKENGIRIIGPNCVGVYVPDTGVDTVFLPESKMDRPKSGPIAFVSQSGAFAAAMLDWAAMAGIGIGKMVSYGNKLDVDDADLMDYFIHDDSINVVTFYIEGVKDGRKFMEAAKRITKVKPVIALKSGRTEYGAKAASSHTGSLAGADTIYDAVFKQTGVIRAEDFEHMFDLAKAFAALKDKLPKGDRIGIITDGGGAGVMASDAVAKFGLRMAELSEETLKFLKENFPPHAVAGNPTDVVGDTDAERYRIAIEGFVNDPNVDAILVIVLFQVPLLEEEKIIDILAEYQKKSNKPIVAVAMGGKKTDYYAKMLEEKGVPVYPTPERGVRALAGLVKYAKYLRRGD, from the coding sequence ATGGAGCCAAGGATAGTTGAGGAAATGAGGCCCTTTTTTGACCCAACGGCGGTCGCTATCATCGGCGCAACCAACAAGAAAGGGAAAGTCGGAAACGTCATTTTTGAGAACTTCAAGATAAACAAGGAGCGCGGTATCTTTAAGGGCAACATCTACCCGGTAAACCCAAAGCTCGATGAGATAGACGGTTACAAGGTCTACAAGAGCGTTGAGGAGCTCCCTGATGACACCGATTTGGCCGTCATCTCGATTCCTGCCCCGTTCGTTCCGGACACGATGAGGCAGATAGCGAAGAAGGGCATTAAGGCAGTTATCATCATTACAGGTGGCTTCGGTGAGCTCGGTGAAGAAGGAAAGAAGCTCGAGCGCGAGATCTATGAGATTGCCAAGGAGAACGGCATAAGGATCATCGGTCCAAACTGCGTCGGTGTTTACGTGCCAGATACAGGAGTTGACACCGTCTTTCTGCCCGAGAGCAAAATGGACAGGCCAAAGAGCGGGCCGATTGCTTTCGTCAGCCAGAGCGGTGCTTTTGCCGCTGCCATGCTCGACTGGGCGGCAATGGCTGGAATAGGCATAGGCAAGATGGTCAGCTATGGCAACAAGCTCGACGTCGACGATGCCGACCTTATGGACTACTTCATCCACGATGACAGCATAAACGTCGTCACCTTCTACATCGAGGGCGTGAAGGATGGAAGGAAGTTCATGGAAGCGGCTAAAAGGATAACCAAGGTCAAGCCGGTCATAGCCCTCAAGAGCGGAAGAACCGAGTACGGTGCCAAGGCAGCGTCATCGCACACCGGTTCCCTAGCTGGAGCCGACACAATCTACGACGCCGTCTTCAAGCAGACGGGTGTAATCCGTGCCGAGGACTTCGAGCACATGTTCGACCTTGCGAAGGCCTTTGCGGCTCTCAAGGACAAGCTTCCGAAGGGCGACAGGATAGGCATAATCACCGACGGCGGTGGAGCCGGAGTCATGGCGAGCGACGCGGTAGCTAAATTCGGCCTCAGGATGGCCGAGCTGAGCGAGGAAACGCTCAAGTTCCTCAAGGAGAACTTCCCACCGCACGCTGTCGCTGGCAACCCAACCGATGTCGTCGGCGACACCGATGCCGAGCGTTACAGGATAGCAATTGAGGGATTCGTCAACGACCCGAACGTAGATGCGATACTTGTAATAGTCCTCTTCCAGGTTCCGCTCCTTGAGGAGGAGAAGATAATCGACATCCTAGCCGAGTACCAGAAGAAGAGCAACAAGCCAATAGTTGCTGTAGCGATGGGCGGTAAGAAGACTGACTACTACGCCAAGATGCTCGAAGAAAAGGGCGTCCCCGTCTATCCAACCCCCGAGAGGGGAGTTAGGGCCCTGGCGGGCCTTGTCAAATATGCCAAATACCTCAGGAGGGGGGACTGA
- a CDS encoding cysteine synthase family protein, giving the protein MYFAKLEFFNPFSRSIKDRAVFNMLMKAIERGDINGTRKLFEATSGNVGISLAALSNVLGIEFRAYLPKPTPKATQVLLRVLGADVVMTDFETIDPAMVQYVVEEAKKAGAANLNQFENDDNFEAHYRFTAREIDEQLKSIGKKPDVVIAGIGTSGHIAGLAKYFKERYDTTVVGVVPAKGEKIPGIKRLETKPKWYFQVDIDRVVEITRNEAIEGAIGVARRDGLLIGLSSGAVVKAYEKISSEFGEKTYVLVFPDDGFKYVEIFEGYLGIT; this is encoded by the coding sequence ATGTATTTTGCCAAGCTAGAGTTCTTTAACCCCTTCAGCAGGAGCATTAAGGACAGGGCCGTTTTTAACATGCTTATGAAGGCCATCGAGCGCGGGGACATCAACGGCACCAGAAAGCTTTTTGAGGCAACTTCCGGCAACGTCGGGATTTCTCTTGCGGCGCTCAGCAACGTTCTCGGTATTGAGTTCAGGGCATACCTGCCAAAGCCGACACCAAAGGCCACCCAGGTTCTGCTCAGAGTACTCGGTGCGGATGTCGTCATGACGGACTTCGAGACCATAGATCCCGCCATGGTTCAGTACGTCGTCGAAGAGGCGAAGAAGGCCGGAGCAGCTAACCTCAACCAGTTCGAGAACGACGACAACTTCGAGGCCCACTACCGCTTTACCGCCAGGGAGATAGACGAGCAGCTGAAGAGCATCGGCAAAAAGCCCGACGTTGTGATAGCGGGCATAGGCACTTCAGGCCACATAGCGGGTCTGGCAAAGTACTTCAAGGAGCGCTACGATACAACCGTTGTGGGCGTCGTCCCAGCGAAGGGTGAGAAGATCCCCGGCATAAAGCGCCTTGAAACGAAGCCCAAGTGGTACTTCCAGGTAGACATAGACAGGGTCGTGGAGATAACCCGGAACGAGGCCATTGAAGGGGCCATTGGAGTGGCCCGCAGGGACGGTCTCCTGATAGGGCTCAGCTCGGGAGCGGTGGTCAAGGCGTACGAGAAGATCTCCAGCGAATTCGGGGAGAAAACCTACGTCCTAGTCTTCCCGGACGATGGGTTTAAATACGTGGAGATCTTTGAGGGTTACCTGGGGATTACATGA
- a CDS encoding magnesium transporter, whose translation MPVIVQELKGKVKNAYRVSLPSLVVSLIIGFFGGTFLGTYLDKINRDYPGLLVILPGMMGLRGNVFGSMASRFSTMLYLGDLEPSLRDKKVLKNLVIAMLLSLIPVTILWAVGVFRGIRYHALEILLVVVGSTILVSLILGYFTAFVTIFAFKKEIDPDSMAAPLVASMGDLLTIPALIAFILLLERSKETFWGSNLVLIVLLLFLIGVSRVRKAELLELRELFTIITALALLSLISGFTLQRFSGLIQASIILGFAYPSILSSFGNYGSIIAAKTSTALHLGEIDGYFSREPFLEIFSLFLTTPIVGLLINAFGILIAYIMLGVEPRVVYELALSYPFMALFIMLYSYTISYFLFQKNIDPDNVAIPLISNNSDIFGTIYVVLIAKLIVGG comes from the coding sequence ATGCCAGTGATAGTCCAGGAACTCAAAGGGAAGGTAAAGAACGCTTACAGAGTCTCGTTGCCGTCGTTAGTCGTCTCTCTGATAATTGGGTTCTTCGGCGGAACCTTCCTCGGTACGTACCTTGACAAGATAAATCGTGATTACCCGGGTCTCCTCGTCATTCTCCCCGGCATGATGGGTCTCCGCGGCAACGTTTTTGGCTCCATGGCCTCACGCTTCTCCACGATGCTGTATCTCGGTGACCTCGAACCATCCCTCAGGGATAAGAAGGTCCTCAAGAACCTCGTCATAGCCATGCTCCTCTCTCTGATTCCCGTCACAATTCTATGGGCCGTTGGAGTCTTCAGGGGGATACGGTACCATGCCCTTGAAATCCTCCTCGTAGTGGTGGGCTCGACCATACTCGTATCCCTTATCCTCGGCTACTTCACGGCCTTTGTCACGATATTCGCGTTCAAGAAGGAGATAGACCCGGACAGCATGGCAGCTCCACTCGTCGCCTCTATGGGCGATTTGCTCACGATTCCGGCGCTGATAGCGTTCATACTCCTCCTGGAAAGGTCAAAGGAGACCTTCTGGGGAAGCAACTTGGTTCTGATCGTCCTCCTCCTGTTCCTGATTGGAGTTTCAAGGGTTAGAAAGGCCGAGCTCCTGGAGCTCAGAGAGCTCTTTACAATAATTACGGCCCTCGCTCTCCTCTCACTCATATCCGGCTTCACACTTCAGCGCTTCAGCGGGCTGATCCAGGCGTCTATAATCCTCGGTTTTGCCTACCCTTCAATCCTGAGCAGCTTCGGAAACTACGGCTCTATAATAGCCGCCAAGACTTCAACAGCGCTCCACCTCGGTGAAATAGACGGTTACTTCTCGAGGGAGCCCTTTTTGGAGATATTCTCACTCTTCCTCACGACGCCAATTGTCGGCCTGCTGATAAACGCCTTTGGGATCCTTATAGCTTACATCATGCTTGGCGTTGAACCGAGGGTCGTATACGAGCTCGCGCTCAGCTACCCCTTCATGGCCCTCTTTATCATGCTCTACTCCTACACCATCTCCTACTTCCTTTTCCAGAAGAACATCGACCCAGACAACGTTGCAATTCCGCTCATCTCCAACAACAGCGATATATTCGGGACGATTTATGTCGTCCTGATAGCCAAGCTCATAGTGGGTGGTTGA
- a CDS encoding aspartate/glutamate racemase family protein, with product MYGWRGRLGLIVPSSNTTMEMELHSALPEGVSLHTSRVPLRNVTEEELIKMNALAVESAKLLRDAGVELILYGCTSGSFIGGKDFEKELEAKMENEVNVPVVSTSTAVIEALRMLDAQSILVVTPYTDEINEREREFLEANDFEVLDIRGLGIEDNTQIGKLEPYEAYRLAKATFVDEADAIFISCTNLRTFEIIEALEEDLGVPVVTSNQASLWLALRELDVMEKIPWLGRLFVEF from the coding sequence ATGTACGGATGGAGAGGCAGGCTGGGTCTTATCGTTCCCTCATCAAACACAACAATGGAGATGGAGCTCCACTCGGCGCTCCCTGAGGGGGTCTCGCTCCATACCTCAAGGGTTCCGCTCAGGAACGTTACAGAAGAAGAGCTCATCAAGATGAACGCTTTAGCGGTTGAGAGCGCCAAGCTGCTCCGCGATGCGGGGGTCGAGCTTATACTCTACGGCTGCACGAGTGGTTCATTCATCGGCGGCAAGGACTTCGAGAAGGAGCTCGAGGCGAAGATGGAGAATGAAGTAAACGTCCCCGTTGTCAGCACGAGCACCGCCGTGATCGAGGCACTGCGGATGCTCGACGCCCAGTCAATACTCGTGGTTACTCCCTATACGGACGAAATAAACGAGCGCGAGAGGGAGTTCTTGGAGGCCAACGACTTCGAGGTTCTCGACATAAGGGGCCTCGGTATAGAGGACAACACCCAGATAGGGAAGCTCGAACCCTATGAGGCCTACCGCCTGGCCAAAGCGACCTTCGTTGATGAGGCAGACGCGATATTCATAAGCTGCACCAACCTCAGGACCTTCGAGATAATCGAGGCACTCGAGGAAGACCTTGGAGTGCCGGTCGTCACCAGCAACCAGGCTTCTCTTTGGCTTGCCCTGAGGGAGCTCGACGTCATGGAGAAGATTCCCTGGCTTGGAAGGCTCTTTGTGGAGTTCTAA
- a CDS encoding sugar phosphate isomerase/epimerase family protein, translating into MLGLSTTALDREFEAWIEKVKNLGFEFIEFVSEWPHYLTHENYRHFAEVIESSGLKLSIHAPFSDVNIGAFNERIRRASLEVLRETLEVAAQMNATVVTIHPGHCSPLSMKHRDRYLEIHRESLRRIAHWGEELGIRIGVENMPRFPILDAQSCDRLAELVEGIDIGVTFDVGHLNTTTANFDRFLELLGDRVVHIHLHDNLGERDEHLPLGDGVVPWEKLLPKLPKVTKALEVADIKSAGKSLKFLKSLH; encoded by the coding sequence GTGCTCGGGCTTTCAACCACGGCCCTTGATAGGGAGTTTGAGGCCTGGATTGAGAAGGTCAAAAACCTCGGCTTTGAGTTCATAGAATTCGTGAGTGAGTGGCCGCACTATCTGACGCATGAGAACTACCGCCATTTCGCAGAAGTCATAGAATCTTCCGGCCTGAAGCTCAGCATCCATGCCCCCTTCAGCGACGTGAACATCGGGGCGTTTAACGAACGCATAAGAAGAGCTTCCCTCGAGGTTCTCAGGGAGACCCTTGAGGTCGCGGCTCAGATGAATGCCACTGTAGTTACCATCCACCCAGGCCACTGCTCACCGCTCAGCATGAAACACCGCGATAGGTACCTCGAGATACACAGGGAATCGCTCCGCAGGATAGCTCACTGGGGCGAGGAGCTGGGCATTAGAATCGGCGTAGAGAACATGCCCCGCTTTCCCATTCTGGACGCCCAGAGCTGCGACAGACTCGCAGAGCTGGTGGAGGGCATCGACATAGGAGTCACTTTTGACGTCGGCCATCTGAACACGACGACGGCTAATTTCGACCGCTTCCTGGAACTTCTAGGGGACAGAGTAGTCCATATTCACCTCCACGACAACCTAGGAGAGAGGGACGAACACCTGCCCCTTGGTGATGGTGTGGTACCATGGGAAAAACTACTTCCCAAACTGCCGAAGGTGACCAAAGCACTCGAGGTGGCGGACATAAAATCAGCGGGAAAAAGCCTCAAATTTTTGAAAAGCCTGCATTGA
- the nth gene encoding endonuclease III, protein MASEKSGSLSLEGFTFSESWEKKRKRAEKIVEILTKTHPRDKLLIGDPYRTLIHCIISQRMRDEVTYKVWEELFRRYGDIETIAATPVEEMQEFLRKSGVGLWKTKGEWIVKASQIILEKYGGKVPDSLEELMKLPGIGRKCANIVLAYGFGRQAIPVDTHVNRISKRLGLAPPRVQPERVEDYLRELIPREKWIYVNHAMVDHGRAICKPVKPKCESCPLRELCPYAKGLVTDEDIKGNSRRLESN, encoded by the coding sequence ATGGCAAGCGAAAAGTCAGGCTCGTTAAGCCTTGAGGGCTTCACCTTTTCCGAGAGCTGGGAGAAGAAAAGGAAGAGGGCCGAAAAAATCGTGGAGATACTGACGAAGACCCACCCGAGGGATAAGCTCCTCATCGGCGACCCGTACAGGACGCTGATTCACTGCATAATCTCCCAGAGGATGCGTGATGAAGTTACCTATAAGGTGTGGGAGGAGCTATTCAGAAGATACGGAGACATTGAGACGATAGCGGCAACGCCGGTTGAGGAGATGCAGGAGTTCTTGAGGAAGAGCGGTGTCGGCCTCTGGAAGACCAAGGGTGAGTGGATAGTGAAGGCGTCCCAAATAATCCTGGAGAAGTATGGAGGAAAGGTCCCCGACAGTCTTGAAGAGCTTATGAAGCTTCCGGGCATAGGGCGGAAGTGCGCCAACATAGTTTTAGCGTATGGCTTCGGCAGGCAGGCGATTCCAGTTGATACCCACGTGAACAGGATAAGCAAGCGCCTGGGCCTGGCTCCTCCGAGGGTTCAGCCGGAGAGGGTCGAGGACTACCTGAGGGAGCTCATCCCAAGGGAGAAGTGGATATACGTGAACCACGCCATGGTTGACCACGGAAGGGCGATATGCAAGCCGGTGAAGCCGAAGTGCGAGAGCTGTCCGCTCAGGGAGCTCTGCCCCTACGCTAAAGGCCTCGTCACGGACGAGGACATAAAGGGGAACTCAAGAAGGCTGGAAAGTAATTAA
- a CDS encoding nitroreductase family protein yields the protein MELNEAISKRVSVRYFDERDVPGEAIRSMIEAAVRAPTASGLENWIFVVFTSEDSREKIYRLITRGMEEYYRAVNIPEEKMKKLQERMYKEGMYKAPVYIAVFIDKRVRFLEGSEFDDLEFIWSVESAAMAIQNLMLKAVELGLGTVYIGVTNFRGIEEEVRKLAGLDENYYLVGVIPVGYPRREQKPHGRRRILGEITRFI from the coding sequence ATGGAGCTCAATGAAGCTATATCAAAGAGGGTCTCTGTCAGGTATTTTGACGAGAGGGACGTTCCGGGAGAGGCCATCAGAAGTATGATTGAGGCCGCAGTAAGGGCCCCCACTGCCAGCGGACTTGAAAACTGGATTTTCGTCGTGTTTACGAGCGAAGACTCTCGGGAAAAGATCTATCGCCTCATAACAAGGGGCATGGAGGAGTACTACCGCGCTGTTAATATCCCCGAGGAAAAGATGAAAAAGCTCCAGGAGAGGATGTACAAGGAAGGCATGTACAAAGCCCCAGTTTACATCGCCGTCTTCATAGATAAGAGGGTTCGCTTCCTCGAGGGGAGCGAATTCGACGATTTGGAGTTCATCTGGAGCGTTGAGAGCGCGGCGATGGCCATACAAAACCTCATGCTGAAGGCAGTAGAGCTGGGACTCGGGACGGTCTATATAGGCGTCACTAACTTCCGGGGGATAGAGGAGGAGGTCAGAAAACTCGCTGGACTCGATGAAAACTACTACCTCGTCGGGGTGATTCCCGTTGGTTATCCCCGGCGGGAACAGAAACCTCACGGGAGGCGTCGTATCCTTGGGGAAATAACCCGCTTCATTTAG